The following proteins come from a genomic window of Streptomyces sp. Sge12:
- a CDS encoding RNA polymerase sigma factor — protein sequence MLGDDAELTAAVLAAQDGDENAFRAVYRAVHPRLLGYVRTLVGDGDAEDVTSEAWLQIARDLDSFTGDADRFRGWAARIARNRALDHIRMRGRRPAIGGDDTELTGWAAECDTAGAAMESLSTGRTMALIAQLPQDQAEAVVLRVVVGLDAKSAAETLGKRPGAVRTAAHRGLKKLAELLGAEGGFEPDPDTASGPGAAVGHNARGQVWDGGGGRDLDAVPAQRGRGGGFVEQTGVTDSRWRTQKDM from the coding sequence TTGCTGGGGGACGACGCGGAGCTGACCGCCGCGGTGCTCGCGGCACAGGACGGCGACGAGAACGCGTTCCGTGCTGTGTACCGCGCCGTGCACCCACGGCTGCTCGGTTACGTACGCACGCTCGTCGGTGACGGCGATGCCGAGGACGTGACCTCCGAAGCCTGGCTGCAGATCGCCCGCGACCTCGATTCCTTCACGGGCGACGCCGACCGCTTCCGGGGCTGGGCCGCCCGCATCGCCCGCAACCGCGCCCTCGACCACATCCGCATGCGCGGCCGGCGCCCCGCCATCGGCGGCGACGACACCGAGCTGACCGGCTGGGCCGCCGAGTGCGACACCGCGGGCGCGGCGATGGAGTCCCTCTCCACCGGCCGGACCATGGCGCTCATAGCCCAGCTCCCGCAGGACCAGGCCGAGGCCGTCGTCCTGCGGGTCGTGGTCGGGCTGGACGCCAAGAGCGCCGCCGAGACCCTGGGCAAGCGGCCCGGCGCCGTACGGACCGCGGCCCATCGGGGCCTGAAGAAGCTGGCCGAGCTGCTCGGCGCGGAGGGCGGCTTCGAGCCGGACCCGGACACCGCCTCGGGCCCCGGCGCGGCGGTCGGCCATAATGCCCGTGGCCAGGTGTGGGACGGCGGGGGCGGGAGGGATCTCGACGCCGTACCCGCACAGCGTGGCCGGGGCGGGGGCTTCGTAGAGCAAACCGGTGTGACGGATTCACGTTGGCGGACGCAGAAGGACATGTGA
- a CDS encoding 2-oxo-4-hydroxy-4-carboxy-5-ureidoimidazoline decarboxylase — protein sequence MAVHPRRAPRSPLLSSHLPAQAPGGISRTERGGSSDPSHGCGLGRFNTLSPEAARAVLLHCCGSRRWAHRVAAHRPYPDAGALIAAADEASYDLSQGDLTEALAAESSAELAHGASYAALLALDAAHAEYERKFGHAFVICLDGHPPEEQADQLLGAIRRRMGHEVDEERSISADELRRVAQSRLRDLTRWLTSPDGPTATEIGLFAPVG from the coding sequence GTGGCGGTACACCCCCGCCGCGCCCCGAGGAGCCCCCTGCTGTCCAGCCACCTTCCGGCACAGGCCCCAGGGGGCATTTCCCGGACCGAACGCGGGGGAAGCTCCGATCCTTCTCACGGCTGCGGGCTGGGAAGGTTCAACACCCTGTCTCCCGAAGCCGCCCGGGCCGTCCTGCTGCACTGCTGCGGAAGCCGGCGCTGGGCGCACCGGGTGGCGGCCCACCGCCCCTACCCCGATGCCGGGGCCCTGATCGCCGCCGCGGACGAGGCCTCGTACGACCTCTCGCAGGGCGATCTGACCGAGGCGCTGGCCGCGGAGTCCTCGGCGGAGCTGGCCCACGGGGCTTCGTACGCCGCACTGCTGGCCCTCGACGCGGCCCACGCGGAGTACGAACGAAAGTTCGGCCACGCCTTCGTGATCTGCCTCGACGGACACCCTCCGGAGGAGCAGGCGGACCAGCTGCTGGGCGCGATCCGCCGCCGGATGGGGCACGAGGTGGACGAGGAGCGCTCGATCTCCGCAGACGAGCTGCGTCGGGTCGCGCAGTCCCGGCTCCGCGATCTGACACGCTGGCTGACCTCACCCGATGGGCCGACTGCCACGGAAATCGGCCTATTCGCCCCTGTGGGATAG
- the sdhC gene encoding succinate dehydrogenase, cytochrome b556 subunit, producing the protein MPAGTLYRGREGMWSWVAHRVTGVLIFFFLFVHVLDTALVRVSPEAYDDVVATYKTPIVALLEYGLVAAILFHALNGLRVIAVDFWSKGPRYQKQMLWTVVGIWIVLMFGALYPVLGHAYLELFGK; encoded by the coding sequence GTGCCGGCTGGAACGTTGTACCGCGGCCGGGAAGGAATGTGGTCCTGGGTGGCTCATCGAGTCACCGGCGTCCTCATTTTCTTCTTCCTGTTCGTACACGTCCTCGACACCGCTCTCGTTCGCGTCTCCCCCGAGGCGTACGACGATGTCGTGGCTACCTACAAGACTCCGATCGTCGCGCTGCTGGAGTACGGCCTCGTCGCCGCCATCCTGTTCCACGCGCTCAACGGTCTCCGTGTCATCGCCGTGGACTTCTGGTCCAAGGGCCCGCGCTACCAGAAGCAGATGCTCTGGACCGTCGTGGGCATCTGGATCGTTCTGATGTTCGGGGCCCTGTACCCCGTCCTGGGCCACGCCTACCTTGAACTGTTCGGGAAGTGA
- a CDS encoding succinate dehydrogenase hydrophobic membrane anchor subunit, protein MSSDTSSAKAIGDVEGVSLYDAENPAPYIEAPRKRTGKTPRSTRGNFEMVAWLFMRLSGIVLVVLVIGHLLIQLVLDGGVSKIGFAFVAGRWASPFWQVWDLLMLWLAMLHGANGLRTVINDYAERANTRLWLKGLLYTATVFTILLGTLVIFTFDPNIR, encoded by the coding sequence ATGTCTTCTGACACTTCTTCCGCCAAGGCCATCGGCGACGTGGAGGGCGTTTCCCTCTACGACGCCGAGAACCCGGCGCCTTACATCGAGGCCCCGCGCAAGCGGACCGGCAAGACCCCGCGCTCGACCCGCGGCAACTTCGAGATGGTCGCGTGGCTCTTCATGCGCCTCTCGGGCATCGTGCTCGTCGTCCTGGTCATCGGCCACCTGCTGATCCAGCTGGTGCTCGACGGCGGCGTGTCCAAGATCGGTTTCGCCTTCGTGGCCGGCCGCTGGGCCTCCCCGTTCTGGCAGGTCTGGGACCTGCTGATGCTGTGGCTGGCCATGCTGCACGGCGCCAACGGTCTGCGTACCGTCATCAACGACTACGCGGAGCGCGCCAACACGCGGCTGTGGCTGAAGGGCCTGCTCTACACCGCCACGGTGTTCACCATCCTTCTGGGCACGCTGGTGATCTTCACCTTCGACCCGAACATCCGCTAG
- the sdhA gene encoding succinate dehydrogenase flavoprotein subunit, protein MKIHKYDTVIVGAGGAGMRAAIESTKRSRTAVLTKLYPTRSHTGAAQGGMAAALANVEEDNWEWHTFDTVKGGDYLVDQDAAEILAKEAIDAVLDLEKMGLPFNRTPDGTIDQRRFGGHSRNHGEAPVRRSCYAADRTGHMILQTLYQNCVKEGVEFFNEFYVLDQLLVEEDGVKKSAGVVAYELATGEIHVFQAKAVIYASGGTGKFFKVTSNAHTLTGDGQAACYRRGLPLEDMEFFQFHPTGIWRMGILLTEGARGEGGILRNKDGERFMEKYAPVMKDLASRDVVSRSIYTEIREGRGCGPAGDHVYLDLTHLPPEQLDAKLPDITEFARTYLGIEPYTDPIPIQPTAHYAMGGIPTNVEGEVLADNTTVVPGLYAAGEVACVSVHGANRLGTNSLLDINVFGKRSGIAAAKYSQENDYVELPENPAQQVADLVERLRNSTGNERVADLRLELQETMDACVMVFRTEQTIKTAVDKIAELRERYKNVSVQDKGKRFNTDLLEAIELGNLLDLAEVMAVSALARKESRGGHYREDYPNRDDVNFMRHTMAYREVGDDGKDSVRLDYKPVVVTRYQPMERKY, encoded by the coding sequence ATGAAGATCCACAAGTACGACACCGTCATCGTCGGCGCAGGTGGCGCAGGTATGCGCGCCGCCATCGAGTCGACGAAGCGCAGCCGCACCGCGGTGCTGACGAAGCTCTACCCGACCCGCTCCCACACGGGCGCCGCGCAGGGCGGCATGGCCGCCGCGCTGGCCAACGTGGAAGAGGACAACTGGGAGTGGCACACCTTCGACACGGTCAAGGGCGGTGACTACCTGGTCGACCAGGACGCCGCCGAGATCCTGGCGAAGGAGGCCATCGACGCGGTCCTCGACCTGGAGAAGATGGGCCTGCCGTTCAACCGCACCCCGGACGGCACCATCGACCAGCGCCGCTTCGGCGGCCACTCGCGCAACCACGGCGAGGCCCCGGTCCGCCGGTCCTGCTACGCCGCGGACCGCACCGGTCACATGATCCTCCAGACGCTCTACCAGAACTGCGTCAAGGAGGGCGTGGAGTTCTTCAACGAGTTCTACGTCCTGGACCAGCTCCTGGTCGAGGAGGACGGCGTCAAGAAGTCGGCCGGTGTGGTCGCGTACGAGCTCGCCACCGGCGAGATCCACGTGTTCCAGGCCAAGGCCGTCATCTACGCCTCCGGCGGCACCGGCAAGTTCTTCAAGGTGACCTCCAACGCGCACACCCTCACGGGTGACGGCCAGGCGGCCTGCTACCGCCGCGGCCTGCCGCTGGAGGACATGGAGTTCTTCCAGTTCCACCCGACGGGCATCTGGCGCATGGGCATCCTGCTGACGGAGGGCGCCCGCGGTGAGGGCGGCATCCTCCGCAACAAGGACGGCGAGCGCTTCATGGAGAAGTACGCGCCGGTCATGAAGGACCTCGCGTCCCGTGACGTCGTCTCGCGCTCCATCTACACCGAGATCCGTGAGGGCCGCGGCTGCGGTCCGGCCGGTGACCACGTGTACCTGGACCTGACGCACCTGCCGCCGGAGCAGCTCGACGCGAAGCTCCCGGACATCACCGAGTTCGCGCGCACCTACCTGGGCATCGAGCCGTACACGGACCCGATCCCGATCCAGCCCACCGCGCACTACGCCATGGGCGGCATCCCGACCAACGTCGAGGGTGAGGTCCTGGCGGACAACACCACCGTCGTCCCGGGCCTGTACGCGGCCGGCGAGGTCGCGTGCGTATCGGTGCACGGCGCGAACCGCCTGGGCACCAACTCGCTGCTGGACATCAACGTCTTCGGCAAGCGCTCCGGCATCGCCGCGGCCAAGTACTCGCAGGAGAACGACTACGTCGAGCTCCCCGAGAACCCGGCGCAGCAGGTGGCCGACCTCGTCGAGCGCCTGCGCAACTCCACGGGCAACGAGCGGGTCGCCGACCTGCGTCTGGAGCTCCAGGAGACGATGGACGCGTGCGTGATGGTGTTCCGTACGGAGCAGACCATCAAGACCGCGGTCGACAAGATCGCGGAGCTGCGCGAGCGCTACAAGAACGTGTCCGTCCAGGACAAGGGCAAGCGCTTCAACACGGACCTGCTGGAGGCCATCGAGCTGGGCAACCTGCTCGACCTGGCCGAGGTCATGGCCGTGTCCGCGCTGGCGCGCAAGGAGTCCCGCGGCGGTCACTACCGCGAGGACTACCCGAACCGCGACGACGTCAACTTCATGCGCCACACCATGGCGTACCGCGAGGTCGGCGATGACGGCAAGGACTCCGTCCGGCTGGACTACAAGCCTGTCGTCGTCACCCGCTACCAGCCGATGGAGCGTAAGTACTGA
- a CDS encoding succinate dehydrogenase iron-sulfur subunit: MGTPTLSKTDQMEAAAAASPFITVTFRIRRFNPEVSDESQWQDFQVEIDPKERVLDGLHKIKWDLDGTLTFRRSCAHGICGSDAMRINGKNRLACKTLIKDINPEKPITVEAIKGLTVMKDLVVDMEPFFQAYRDVMPFLVTKGNEPTRERLQSAEDRERFDDTTKCILCAACTSSCPVFWNDGQYFGPAAIVNAHRFIFDSRDEAGEQRLEILNDKDGVWRCRTTFNCTDACPRGIEVTKAIQEVKRALITRRF; this comes from the coding sequence ATGGGCACCCCGACCCTGAGCAAGACGGACCAGATGGAGGCCGCGGCCGCGGCCTCGCCCTTCATCACGGTCACCTTCCGGATCCGCCGCTTCAACCCGGAGGTCTCCGACGAGTCCCAGTGGCAGGACTTCCAGGTCGAGATCGACCCGAAGGAGCGCGTGCTCGACGGTCTCCACAAGATCAAGTGGGACCTCGACGGCACGCTGACCTTCCGCCGCTCGTGCGCGCACGGCATCTGCGGCTCCGACGCGATGCGGATCAACGGCAAGAACAGGCTCGCCTGCAAGACGCTGATCAAGGACATCAACCCGGAGAAGCCGATCACCGTCGAGGCCATCAAGGGCCTCACGGTGATGAAGGACCTTGTCGTCGACATGGAGCCCTTCTTCCAGGCGTACCGCGACGTCATGCCGTTCCTCGTCACCAAGGGCAACGAGCCGACGCGCGAGCGTCTGCAGTCCGCCGAGGACCGCGAGCGCTTCGACGACACCACCAAGTGCATCCTGTGCGCCGCGTGCACGTCCTCGTGCCCGGTGTTCTGGAACGACGGCCAGTACTTCGGCCCGGCGGCGATCGTCAACGCGCACCGCTTCATCTTCGACTCGCGCGACGAGGCCGGCGAGCAGCGGCTGGAGATCCTGAACGACAAGGACGGCGTGTGGCGCTGCCGCACGACCTTCAACTGCACCGACGCGTGCCCGCGTGGCATCGAGGTCACGAAGGCCATCCAGGAAGTCAAGCGCGCACTGATCACGCGCCGTTTCTGA
- a CDS encoding DUF4132 domain-containing protein: MAEQSTETMAKALLRKAVHSMSHNPAFQAQLDGILAQPEQDRRRLVEEFAEQYGRDSHTEPVRVKLLTLIVLVGRGLDGLPLEEERAARLEAVSRSYTFWYADRYEALAEAEVAAGRPLSPAVVATVRRSAMNAYGDTGLVEFAARLTGPVLNAGEEWAERAMADERWRDLLAYALTAKAAKPSAAWEKGGRALLDGLGGDAVREAVTGWLALVGRPRTIELVPNEYESDVNNVFDPFNANALRGLTWLLSFLPPHAGTVRALGALVESALRKVAGVGPRNPKVANAAVNSLARMEGGAALAELARLGTRVTFKGTAKIVDAALEARAAAVGMSREEIEELAVPAHGLTEVGRARFRLGEAVALLEVRGTRAVLGWHNAAGRPVKSVPATVRRDHAEELKELKAAVKDIDKALSAQAERLDGQFLARRRWAYGQWRARYLDHPLVGTLARRLIWTVDGTAVGFADGQLRTLTGEPLARSAGEEAAVELWHPVGREPAEVVAWREWLERNAVTQPFKQAHREVYLLTDAERNTGTYSNRFAAHVLRQHQFHSLAAARGWRNRLRLCVDDCAPPAVRELPRWGLRAEYWIEGEGSAYGVDTTESGSYLRLRTDQVRFYPIDAPHNEASTYGGEYTMGLPAGREPVDPLPLAEIPALVLSEVLRDVDLFVGVASVGNDPTWSDGGPEGRFREYWASYGFGELNQSAETRRVLLERLVPRLAVADRCTVEGRFLHVRGELRTYRIHLGSGNILMTPNDQYLCIVPGGSAGTAGADPGYLPFEGDRTLAVILSKAMLLAKDTEITDPTITSQIRR; the protein is encoded by the coding sequence ATGGCGGAGCAGAGTACCGAGACGATGGCCAAGGCGCTCCTGCGCAAGGCCGTGCACTCCATGAGCCACAATCCGGCCTTCCAGGCGCAGCTCGACGGGATACTGGCGCAGCCGGAGCAGGACCGGCGCCGGCTGGTCGAGGAGTTCGCGGAGCAGTACGGGCGGGACTCCCACACCGAGCCGGTGCGGGTGAAGCTGCTGACCCTCATCGTGCTCGTCGGCCGGGGCCTGGACGGCCTTCCGCTGGAGGAGGAGCGGGCCGCCCGGCTGGAGGCCGTCTCCCGCTCCTACACGTTCTGGTACGCCGACCGGTACGAGGCCCTGGCCGAGGCCGAGGTCGCCGCCGGGCGCCCGCTCTCCCCGGCCGTCGTCGCGACCGTCCGGCGCAGCGCGATGAACGCGTACGGCGACACCGGTCTGGTCGAGTTCGCCGCGCGGCTGACCGGGCCGGTGCTGAATGCGGGGGAGGAGTGGGCGGAGCGGGCGATGGCGGACGAGCGGTGGCGGGATCTGCTCGCGTACGCGCTGACCGCCAAGGCCGCCAAGCCGTCCGCCGCGTGGGAGAAGGGCGGCCGGGCGCTCCTCGACGGCCTCGGCGGCGATGCGGTGCGCGAGGCCGTCACCGGCTGGCTGGCCCTCGTCGGGCGGCCCCGGACCATCGAGCTGGTGCCCAATGAGTACGAGTCGGACGTCAACAACGTCTTCGACCCGTTCAACGCCAACGCCCTGCGCGGACTGACCTGGCTGCTGTCGTTCCTGCCGCCGCACGCCGGTACGGTCCGCGCGCTCGGCGCGCTGGTGGAGAGCGCGCTGCGCAAGGTCGCCGGAGTCGGTCCGCGCAATCCGAAGGTGGCCAACGCGGCCGTCAACTCCCTGGCCCGCATGGAGGGTGGGGCCGCCCTCGCCGAACTGGCGCGACTGGGAACCCGGGTGACGTTCAAGGGCACCGCCAAGATCGTCGACGCGGCCCTGGAGGCACGCGCCGCGGCCGTGGGGATGAGCCGTGAGGAGATAGAGGAACTGGCGGTGCCCGCGCACGGGTTGACGGAGGTGGGACGTGCCCGGTTCCGCCTGGGCGAGGCCGTCGCGCTGCTGGAGGTGCGCGGGACGCGGGCCGTGCTCGGCTGGCACAACGCCGCGGGCCGGCCGGTCAAGAGCGTGCCCGCCACCGTGCGACGGGACCACGCCGAGGAGCTGAAGGAGCTCAAGGCGGCGGTCAAGGACATCGACAAGGCGCTGTCCGCGCAGGCGGAGCGGCTGGACGGCCAGTTCCTGGCCCGTCGGCGGTGGGCGTACGGGCAGTGGCGTGCCCGGTACCTGGACCATCCGCTGGTCGGGACCCTGGCCCGGCGGCTGATCTGGACCGTGGACGGTACGGCCGTCGGCTTCGCGGACGGGCAGCTGCGCACGCTGACGGGCGAGCCCCTGGCCCGCAGCGCCGGGGAGGAGGCGGCCGTCGAGCTGTGGCACCCGGTCGGCAGGGAGCCGGCCGAGGTGGTCGCCTGGCGGGAGTGGCTGGAGCGGAATGCGGTGACGCAGCCCTTCAAGCAGGCCCACCGCGAGGTGTATCTGCTGACGGACGCCGAGCGGAACACGGGGACGTACTCCAACCGGTTCGCCGCGCACGTCCTGCGTCAGCACCAGTTCCACTCGCTGGCCGCGGCCCGGGGCTGGCGCAACAGGCTGCGCCTGTGCGTGGACGACTGCGCCCCGCCGGCCGTCCGCGAGCTGCCGCGGTGGGGGCTGCGCGCCGAGTACTGGATCGAGGGCGAGGGGAGCGCGTACGGGGTCGACACCACCGAGTCGGGCAGCTACCTGCGGCTGCGGACCGACCAGGTGCGCTTCTACCCGATCGACGCCCCGCACAACGAGGCGAGCACGTACGGCGGCGAGTACACGATGGGGCTGCCGGCCGGCCGGGAGCCCGTCGACCCGCTGCCGCTCGCGGAGATACCGGCGCTGGTGCTGAGCGAGGTGCTGCGGGACGTCGACCTGTTCGTCGGCGTGGCCAGTGTCGGCAACGATCCGACGTGGTCCGACGGCGGGCCGGAGGGCCGCTTCCGCGAGTACTGGGCCTCGTACGGCTTCGGGGAGCTGAACCAGAGCGCCGAGACCCGGCGGGTGCTGCTGGAGCGGCTGGTGCCGCGGCTGGCCGTCGCCGACCGGTGCACCGTCGAGGGCCGTTTCCTGCACGTGCGGGGTGAGCTGCGCACGTACCGGATCCATTTGGGCTCGGGGAACATCCTGATGACGCCCAATGACCAGTACCTGTGCATCGTGCCCGGCGGGTCGGCGGGCACCGCGGGCGCCGACCCCGGCTACCTGCCCTTCGAGGGGGACCGCACCCTCGCGGTCATCCTCTCCAAGGCGATGCTCCTCGCGAAGGACACCGAGATCACCGACCCGACGATCACCAGCCAGATCCGGCGCTGA
- a CDS encoding alpha/beta fold hydrolase: MIVSHDVDGPVDGPVVVLLHSSVCDRRMWEPQWRPLIEAGFRVVRPDFRTCGDSPAGTVPYSDAGDVLDLLDHLGAPRAALVGSSYGGRIALQIAALHPERASSLLLLCPARPGHEPSAELRKFGAAEDVFLDAGDLAGAAEFNARTWLGPDADADTHALVRAMQLRNFENGLAVTESHELPEPEVDLAAITAATLVVGGAHDLLDFRDIAAELPDVIPGADRLELSWAGHFPSLERPAETTRLMLEFLARP, from the coding sequence ATGATCGTTTCTCATGATGTGGACGGGCCCGTCGATGGGCCCGTCGTTGTCCTGCTGCACTCCTCCGTGTGCGACCGGCGGATGTGGGAGCCGCAGTGGCGACCCCTGATCGAGGCCGGCTTCCGGGTGGTCCGGCCCGACTTCCGGACCTGCGGGGACTCCCCCGCCGGCACCGTCCCGTACAGCGATGCGGGTGACGTGCTGGACCTCCTGGACCACCTCGGCGCACCGCGCGCGGCCCTCGTCGGGAGCTCGTACGGCGGCCGGATCGCCCTGCAGATCGCCGCGCTGCATCCGGAGCGCGCCTCCTCGCTGCTCCTGCTCTGTCCCGCGCGGCCCGGCCACGAACCGAGTGCGGAGCTCCGCAAGTTCGGGGCGGCCGAGGACGTCTTCCTGGATGCGGGCGATCTGGCCGGCGCCGCCGAGTTCAATGCCCGCACCTGGCTCGGCCCGGACGCCGACGCCGACACGCACGCCCTCGTACGGGCCATGCAGCTGCGGAACTTCGAGAACGGACTGGCCGTCACCGAGAGCCACGAGCTGCCCGAGCCCGAGGTGGACCTGGCCGCGATCACCGCTGCGACGCTGGTCGTCGGTGGGGCGCACGACCTCCTGGACTTCCGCGACATCGCCGCCGAGCTGCCCGACGTGATCCCGGGCGCCGACCGCCTCGAACTGTCCTGGGCGGGCCACTTCCCCTCGCTGGAGCGCCCCGCGGAAACCACCCGTCTGATGCTGGAGTTCCTGGCGCGCCCCTGA
- a CDS encoding thiol-disulfide oxidoreductase DCC family protein, with amino-acid sequence MRRLTVLYDAACPLCVHIRHWLLAQRWLVPLALVPAASWEAQRRFPRLDHASTLREITVIGDSGQIWTGTDAFIVCLWALAEHRPRANWLATAAGRPFARAAMYTASAWRQAVRTEGHPEAVEGPACDDQCSVPR; translated from the coding sequence GTGCGGAGACTGACCGTCCTCTACGACGCCGCCTGCCCGCTCTGCGTGCACATCCGGCACTGGCTGCTCGCGCAGCGGTGGCTGGTCCCGCTCGCCCTGGTCCCCGCCGCCTCCTGGGAGGCGCAGCGCCGGTTCCCCCGCCTCGACCACGCGTCGACGCTGCGGGAGATCACCGTCATCGGGGACTCGGGGCAGATCTGGACGGGGACCGACGCCTTCATCGTCTGCCTGTGGGCGCTGGCCGAACACCGGCCGCGGGCGAACTGGCTGGCCACCGCCGCCGGGCGGCCCTTCGCCCGGGCGGCGATGTACACGGCCTCCGCCTGGCGGCAGGCCGTGCGTACCGAGGGTCACCCCGAGGCAGTGGAGGGACCGGCCTGTGACGACCAGTGCTCCGTCCCCCGATAG
- a CDS encoding TetR family transcriptional regulator, whose product MTDQKAPKSEQTRTLILETALRLFQERGFDKTTMRGIAKEAGVSVGNAYYYFESKEHLVQGFYDRIGAAHQAAVRPILDSETDLQKRLAGVLTSWLDIAAPYHEFASQFFKNAADPESPLSPFSPESEPARQAAIDIHREVLAGAKTKVPAELADVLPELMWLSQMGLVLYWVFDRSPNSEKTRGLAERGAQLTTRGIVLARFRVLRPLVREVHELFADFLPGMAQTATAGARRKASAPDPDPDSAT is encoded by the coding sequence GTGACTGATCAGAAGGCTCCCAAGAGCGAGCAGACCCGCACGCTCATTCTCGAGACCGCGCTCCGCCTCTTCCAGGAGCGCGGCTTCGACAAGACGACGATGCGGGGTATCGCGAAGGAGGCCGGCGTCTCGGTCGGCAACGCCTACTACTACTTCGAGTCGAAGGAACACCTGGTCCAGGGGTTCTACGACCGGATCGGCGCCGCCCACCAGGCGGCGGTGCGGCCCATTCTGGACAGCGAGACCGATCTGCAGAAGCGGCTCGCGGGCGTACTGACGAGCTGGCTGGACATCGCCGCCCCGTACCACGAGTTCGCCTCGCAGTTCTTCAAGAACGCGGCGGACCCCGAGAGCCCGCTCAGCCCGTTCTCGCCGGAATCGGAGCCGGCGCGTCAGGCCGCGATCGACATCCACCGCGAGGTGCTGGCGGGCGCGAAGACCAAGGTGCCGGCCGAGCTGGCCGACGTACTGCCGGAGCTGATGTGGCTCTCGCAGATGGGCCTGGTCCTGTACTGGGTCTTCGACCGCTCCCCGAACAGCGAGAAGACGCGCGGGCTCGCCGAGCGCGGTGCGCAGCTGACGACGCGGGGCATCGTCCTGGCCCGGTTCCGGGTGCTGCGGCCGCTGGTGCGGGAGGTGCACGAGCTGTTCGCGGACTTCCTGCCGGGCATGGCGCAGACGGCCACCGCGGGGGCCCGGCGCAAGGCCTCGGCCCCGGACCCGGACCCGGACTCCGCCACCTGA